The proteins below come from a single Synechococcus sp. WH 8101 genomic window:
- the proB gene encoding glutamate 5-kinase codes for MTLRVVKVGTSLLRGDNGSSTSAVIGWLADALAASLIQGDRTVLVSSGAVGLGCRRLGLSHRPDNVVALQAAAAVGQGHLMGLYEEAMARHGQPVAQVLLTRSDLADRRSYRTASATLHQLLDWGVLPVVNENDTVSSAELRFGDNDTLSALVAAAVEADELILLTDVDRLYTADPRTDANAHPITDVHHPAELARLQDGAGDGGRWGTGGMTTKLAAARIATASGITVHLADGRQREVLEKLLSGGRGGTVFHPHPEPLGNRKSWLAHALRPQGDLRLDNGACNAVEQRGASLLLVGITAVEGQFAANQPIRLLAADGREVARGLSSWSSEALQRALTQAPATASGSPVVVHRDALVLTTPTIRPQDT; via the coding sequence ATGACGCTGCGGGTGGTGAAAGTGGGCACCAGCCTGCTCCGCGGCGACAACGGCTCTTCCACCTCAGCCGTGATCGGCTGGCTGGCTGATGCGCTCGCCGCGAGTCTGATCCAGGGCGATCGCACGGTGCTCGTAAGCAGTGGGGCCGTGGGCCTGGGCTGCCGGCGCCTGGGGCTGAGCCATCGCCCCGACAACGTGGTGGCCCTGCAGGCGGCCGCAGCCGTAGGCCAGGGACACCTGATGGGCCTCTACGAAGAAGCGATGGCCCGCCATGGTCAGCCCGTGGCGCAGGTGCTGCTCACCCGCTCCGATCTCGCCGACCGACGCAGCTACCGCACCGCTTCAGCCACCCTGCACCAGCTTCTCGACTGGGGTGTGCTGCCGGTGGTCAACGAGAACGACACCGTGTCCTCAGCGGAATTGCGCTTCGGCGACAACGACACCCTCTCGGCCCTGGTGGCGGCGGCTGTGGAGGCCGATGAGTTGATCCTGCTCACGGATGTGGATCGTCTCTACACCGCCGATCCCCGCACCGATGCCAATGCCCATCCGATCACGGATGTGCACCATCCCGCCGAGCTGGCCCGCCTTCAGGATGGGGCCGGTGATGGCGGCCGCTGGGGAACCGGAGGCATGACCACCAAACTGGCAGCCGCACGGATCGCCACGGCCAGCGGCATCACCGTGCACCTGGCCGATGGCCGGCAACGCGAGGTGCTCGAGAAACTGCTCAGCGGTGGCCGGGGCGGCACCGTGTTCCATCCCCACCCCGAACCGCTGGGAAACCGTAAAAGCTGGCTCGCCCATGCCCTTCGGCCCCAGGGGGATCTCAGGCTCGACAACGGTGCCTGCAACGCTGTGGAACAACGCGGCGCCTCTCTACTCCTGGTGGGGATCACCGCCGTGGAAGGCCAGTTTGCCGCCAACCAACCGATCCGACTGCTCGCAGCCGATGGTCGGGAAGTGGCGCGTGGGTTGAGCTCATGGAGCAGCGAAGCGCTTCAGCGGGCCCTGACCCAGGCCCCAGCCACCGCCAGCGGCTCCCCCGTTGTGGTGCATCGCGATGCCCTCGTGCTCACCACGCCTACGATCCGCCCGCAGGACACCTGA
- the leuB gene encoding 3-isopropylmalate dehydrogenase, whose amino-acid sequence MRHHRVVLLPGDGIGPEITAVARMLLEAVAARHGFAIQFDEQLIGGAAIDATGVPLPENSLEACRGADAVLLAAIGSPRFDALPREQRPESGLLALRSGLGLFANLRPVKIVPALSAASSLKTEVIEGVDLLVVRELTGGIYFGQPKGRVTADGEERGFNTMTYSASEVDRIARVAFELAKERRGQLCSVDKANVLDVSQLWRDRVEAMAAAHPEVSVSHLYVDNAAMQLVRDPRQFDVLLTGNLFGDILSDEAAMLTGSIGMLPSASLGSEGPGLFEPVHGSAPDIAGQDKANPMAMVLSAAMMLRIGLKETEAADALEAAVDRVLAAGYRTGDLMAEGCTPLGCRAMGEQLLAHCNG is encoded by the coding sequence ATGCGTCACCATCGCGTTGTTCTGCTGCCCGGTGACGGGATCGGTCCGGAGATCACGGCGGTCGCTCGAATGCTGCTGGAGGCCGTGGCGGCAAGGCACGGTTTTGCGATCCAGTTTGATGAGCAGTTGATCGGGGGGGCCGCGATCGACGCCACGGGTGTCCCCCTGCCTGAAAACAGCCTCGAGGCCTGCCGCGGCGCCGATGCGGTGTTGCTCGCGGCAATCGGCAGCCCCCGTTTCGATGCCCTGCCCCGAGAGCAACGCCCGGAAAGCGGTCTCCTCGCCCTGCGCTCCGGCCTGGGACTGTTTGCCAACCTCAGACCGGTGAAGATTGTTCCGGCCCTGAGCGCCGCCAGCAGCCTCAAAACAGAGGTGATCGAAGGAGTCGATCTGCTCGTGGTGCGCGAACTCACCGGTGGCATCTATTTCGGTCAGCCCAAAGGACGGGTGACGGCCGATGGAGAGGAGCGGGGCTTCAACACCATGACCTACTCCGCCTCCGAAGTCGACCGGATCGCCAGGGTCGCTTTCGAGCTAGCGAAAGAGCGCCGCGGCCAACTCTGTTCGGTGGACAAGGCGAATGTGCTGGATGTGAGTCAGCTCTGGCGCGACCGGGTCGAGGCCATGGCTGCCGCCCATCCGGAGGTCAGCGTGAGCCATCTCTATGTCGACAACGCCGCCATGCAGCTGGTGCGCGATCCGCGCCAATTTGATGTGCTGCTTACGGGCAACCTGTTCGGCGACATCCTCAGCGATGAAGCGGCGATGCTCACCGGCTCAATCGGCATGCTGCCCTCCGCTTCCCTCGGCAGTGAAGGGCCCGGCCTGTTTGAACCCGTGCACGGCTCAGCGCCTGACATCGCTGGTCAGGACAAGGCCAATCCAATGGCGATGGTGCTGTCTGCCGCCATGATGCTGCGCATCGGTCTGAAGGAGACGGAGGCTGCCGATGCGCTCGAAGCGGCGGTGGACCGGGTGCTCGCTGCCGGTTACCGCACCGGAGACCTGATGGCCGAGGGCTGTACACCCCTCGGCTGTCGTGCCATGGGTGAACAGCTGCTGGCCCACTGCAACGGTTGA
- the lpxD gene encoding UDP-3-O-(3-hydroxymyristoyl)glucosamine N-acyltransferase codes for MRFSQLVAALQAGEAGLLRHGLGCDPQLHSAASLEKATADQLSFLEPGNALVQALASSAVGAVLLPDQDELVQQAQSRQLAWAVCKDPRLAFAESLEQLHPRRLPQAGIHPTAVIGDRVELGAGVSIGAHVCIQDGSRIGSQSVIHPGVVIYDDVVVGERCEVHANAVLHPGSRLGNRCVVHSNAVVGSEGFGFVPTARGWRKMPQTGLVVLEEGVEVGCGSTIDRPAVGETRIGAGTKIDNLVQIGHGVETGRGCALASQVGIAGGARLGDGVILAGQVGVANRAVIGDRAIASSKSGIHGEIAAGEVVSGYPAIPNRLWLRCSAAFSKLPELAKQLRELKRAQETGTTPQ; via the coding sequence ATGCGTTTCAGTCAGTTGGTTGCGGCGCTGCAGGCGGGCGAGGCCGGCCTTCTCCGCCACGGACTCGGGTGCGACCCTCAGTTGCACTCCGCTGCCTCCCTCGAGAAGGCCACGGCCGATCAACTGAGTTTCCTGGAGCCTGGCAATGCTCTGGTCCAGGCGCTGGCCAGCAGTGCGGTGGGAGCCGTTTTGCTCCCGGATCAGGACGAGCTGGTGCAGCAGGCGCAATCGCGCCAGCTGGCCTGGGCCGTGTGCAAAGACCCGCGCCTGGCCTTCGCGGAATCGCTCGAGCAACTCCATCCAAGGCGTCTTCCCCAGGCGGGCATCCACCCCACGGCGGTGATCGGTGATCGCGTCGAACTCGGTGCCGGTGTCTCGATCGGCGCCCATGTCTGCATCCAGGACGGCAGCCGGATCGGCAGCCAGAGCGTGATCCACCCCGGTGTGGTGATCTATGACGACGTGGTGGTGGGCGAGCGCTGCGAAGTGCATGCCAATGCCGTGTTGCACCCCGGCTCTCGCCTGGGGAACCGTTGTGTCGTTCACTCGAACGCCGTGGTGGGATCGGAGGGGTTCGGCTTCGTGCCCACTGCCCGCGGCTGGCGCAAGATGCCCCAGACCGGCCTGGTGGTGCTGGAGGAGGGCGTCGAGGTGGGCTGCGGCAGCACGATCGACCGCCCTGCCGTGGGCGAAACACGCATTGGTGCCGGCACCAAGATCGACAATCTGGTGCAGATCGGCCATGGCGTGGAAACCGGTCGAGGTTGTGCCCTGGCCTCCCAGGTGGGCATCGCCGGCGGTGCCCGCCTCGGGGATGGCGTGATTCTTGCCGGCCAGGTGGGTGTGGCCAACAGAGCGGTGATCGGCGACCGGGCCATCGCCAGCTCCAAGAGCGGCATCCACGGAGAGATCGCTGCGGGGGAGGTCGTGAGCGGCTACCCGGCGATCCCCAACCGCCTCTGGCTCCGTTGCTCCGCCGCCTTCAGCAAATTGCCCGAACTGGCGAAACAGCTCCGGGAGCTCAAGCGTGCCCAGGAGACGGGAACCACCCCTCAGTAG
- a CDS encoding phosphoribulokinase: protein MSKRHPVVAVTGSSGAGTSTVKRAFEHIFARENITPAVVEGDSYHRFERTAMKEAMAEAMAKGENFSHFGPEANLFDKLEELFRIYGESGGGQKRYYLHSPEEAAEHNARLGTDLAPGQFTPWENIPAGTDLLFYEGLHGGVQGDGYDVAALADLLVGVVPITNLEWIQKIHRDNAERGYSAEAIVDTILRRMPDYINHICPQFSRTDINFQRVPTVDTSNPFICRNIPTPDESFVIIHFRKGAREKWGIDFPYLLSMIHDSFMSSPTSIVVNGGKMGFAMELILTPIIHRMIEEKQKLA, encoded by the coding sequence ATGTCGAAGCGTCACCCCGTTGTCGCCGTTACAGGGTCCTCCGGTGCCGGAACCAGCACTGTCAAAAGGGCCTTTGAACACATCTTCGCCAGGGAGAACATCACCCCGGCCGTGGTGGAAGGTGATAGCTACCACCGCTTCGAGCGCACAGCGATGAAGGAAGCCATGGCGGAGGCCATGGCGAAGGGCGAAAACTTCTCCCACTTCGGGCCGGAGGCCAATCTCTTCGACAAGCTCGAAGAGCTGTTCCGCATTTACGGCGAGAGCGGTGGTGGTCAGAAGCGCTACTACCTGCACAGCCCCGAGGAAGCGGCTGAGCACAACGCTCGCCTGGGTACCGATCTGGCCCCCGGTCAGTTCACCCCCTGGGAAAACATTCCCGCCGGCACCGACCTGCTCTTCTACGAAGGCCTGCACGGCGGTGTGCAGGGTGATGGCTACGACGTGGCTGCCCTCGCCGATCTTCTGGTGGGTGTGGTGCCGATCACAAACCTGGAATGGATCCAGAAGATCCACCGTGATAACGCCGAGCGTGGTTATTCGGCGGAAGCGATCGTTGACACGATCCTGCGCCGCATGCCCGACTACATCAATCACATCTGCCCGCAGTTCAGCCGCACGGACATCAACTTCCAGCGTGTCCCCACCGTGGACACCTCGAATCCCTTCATCTGCCGGAACATCCCGACGCCGGATGAAAGCTTTGTGATCATTCACTTCCGCAAGGGAGCCCGGGAGAAGTGGGGAATCGACTTCCCTTACCTGCTGAGCATGATCCACGATTCCTTCATGTCCAGCCCCACCAGCATCGTGGTGAACGGCGGCAAGATGGGCTTCGCCATGGAGCTGATCCTCACTCCGATCATTCATCGAATGATCGAAGAGAAGCAGAAGCTGGCCTGA
- the ruvX gene encoding Holliday junction resolvase RuvX produces the protein MANARPRPRSGLSLDVGRRRIGLAGCDPLGITVRPLAALQRRRFPEDLAHLRDLCRQRRVELLVVGLPLDRNGEPTEQAMHCKRYGLRLAQALQLPLAWINEHSSSWAAGEALGLHGDRSGQLDSAAAALLLEQWLREGPEPEPVTAAASERGTRPDDAGSWRNSASQT, from the coding sequence ATGGCCAACGCCAGACCACGACCTCGCTCCGGCTTGAGTCTCGATGTGGGCCGCCGCCGCATCGGCCTGGCCGGCTGCGACCCCCTCGGCATCACCGTGCGCCCCCTGGCAGCCCTCCAGCGCCGTCGCTTTCCCGAGGATCTGGCCCACTTGCGCGACCTCTGCCGCCAACGGCGCGTCGAACTGCTGGTGGTGGGACTTCCCCTGGATCGCAACGGAGAGCCCACTGAACAAGCGATGCATTGCAAACGCTACGGCCTGCGGCTGGCACAAGCCCTGCAGCTGCCCCTGGCCTGGATCAATGAACACAGCAGCAGCTGGGCGGCCGGCGAGGCGCTCGGACTTCACGGCGATCGCAGTGGACAGCTCGACAGTGCGGCGGCAGCCCTGCTGCTCGAGCAGTGGCTGCGGGAAGGCCCCGAACCGGAACCGGTGACCGCGGCGGCCTCGGAGCGTGGCACAAGACCCGACGATGCAGGATCCTGGAGGAACAGCGCAAGCCAGACATGA
- a CDS encoding DUF3727 domain-containing protein, giving the protein MSASGTGNSGEVPTVLVKDSGGRDLLCFLEQLIPLDGEDYALLTPVDTPVCLFRLKDGEDPELIDAIADSEPILSVADVVLQEHDLTLVRSAVTLTVSGELDEPDPDDLDDEGEDDDDSETYELLVSFLVEEQEYGLYIPLDPFFVVARMVDGAAELVEGEAFDRIQPRIEAELEERELPN; this is encoded by the coding sequence ATGAGCGCCAGCGGAACGGGGAACAGCGGTGAGGTCCCGACTGTTCTGGTCAAAGACAGTGGCGGACGGGATCTGCTCTGCTTCCTGGAGCAGCTGATTCCCCTCGATGGGGAGGATTACGCCCTGCTCACTCCGGTCGACACCCCGGTCTGCCTGTTCCGTCTCAAGGACGGCGAGGATCCGGAGCTGATCGATGCGATTGCCGACAGCGAGCCAATCCTTTCCGTGGCCGATGTGGTGCTTCAGGAGCATGACCTCACCCTGGTGCGCTCTGCCGTCACCCTCACGGTGAGCGGCGAACTCGACGAGCCCGACCCGGATGACCTCGACGATGAGGGCGAGGACGACGACGACTCGGAAACCTACGAGCTGCTGGTGAGCTTCCTGGTGGAGGAACAGGAATATGGTCTTTACATCCCACTGGATCCCTTCTTCGTGGTGGCTCGCATGGTCGATGGTGCGGCGGAGCTGGTGGAAGGGGAAGCGTTTGATCGCATTCAGCCCAGGATCGAGGCCGAGCTCGAGGAACGGGAGCTGCCCAACTGA
- a CDS encoding YqeG family HAD IIIA-type phosphatase has protein sequence MSHHWLQPDWDPGVTVAQLPLQPLMHRGIHALLLDVDRTLLPGHDVTLPAPVLTWATEARRHLNLHLFSNNPSRQRIGAVADQLQVEFTSGAAKPRRAALRRVLHQLQLKPEEMAIVGDRLFTDVLAGNRLGLFTVLVRPLRADGTPCRHDRVQRLERQVARWMGAGRR, from the coding sequence ATGAGCCACCACTGGCTGCAACCCGACTGGGATCCCGGCGTCACCGTGGCGCAACTGCCGCTGCAGCCCCTGATGCACCGTGGCATCCACGCTCTGCTCCTCGATGTGGATCGCACCCTGTTGCCCGGCCATGACGTGACCCTGCCGGCGCCGGTGCTCACCTGGGCCACCGAAGCGCGCCGACATCTGAACCTGCACCTCTTCAGCAACAATCCCTCACGGCAGCGGATCGGCGCCGTGGCCGACCAGCTCCAGGTTGAGTTCACCAGCGGTGCGGCGAAACCCCGGCGGGCAGCACTCCGTCGTGTGCTGCACCAGCTCCAGCTCAAACCAGAGGAGATGGCGATCGTGGGCGATCGCCTCTTCACCGATGTGCTGGCCGGCAATCGGCTGGGGCTATTCACTGTGTTGGTGCGTCCGCTCCGAGCTGATGGCACACCCTGTCGCCATGACCGGGTGCAGCGGCTGGAGCGGCAGGTCGCCCGTTGGATGGGGGCAGGGCGTCGATGA